The Vampirovibrio chlorellavorus genome includes the window AACCCCATTCAACAGGCCATCCTGCAAGGAAAGTCCGAAACGGGCATTACCACCATGCTCACCGAATTGGGTGTGGACACGGGCCCCATGTTGCTCAAGCATGGGGTTGCCATCGGCCCGGAGACCACCATGGGGTCTCTGACCGAGCAGTTGTCCGTGGCGGCAGGCCCATTGCTGGTAGACACTTTGGTGGGCATGATGGCAGGCAAAGTCTATCCTGAGGTGCAACCGCACGAGCTGGCCACCCATGCCCCCAAGTGCCAGAAGGAAGACGCTATTTTGAACTGGCAGGAATCGGCCCATCAGTTACAACTGAAAGTGCGGGCCTTTAACCCGGCACCGGGGGCCGCCACATTTTTGGGCAATGAGCGTATTAAATTGCTGAAAGCCCGGGAGTATCAGCTCAACCCGGGTAATCAATCTGAAGAAATCCTTAAATCTGACCAACCGGGCCAAATTTTAGCTATTATTGATACAGGGCTTTTAGTGCGCACCGGGGACGGCATACTGGAAATCCACAGCCTTCAGCCCGCAGGCAAGAAGGAAATGGCCGCTCGCGACTGGGCTCTGGGAGCTTTCAAGGCGATCAATAGCAAACGGGAACTGGGCAGTTTTAATGCCAGTCAAGCGGCCCCGCTTCCCGCCTGAACTGGAACTTTTTGCCCCGAAACTCATCTACTATTCAAGCCGATATTCAAGGCTCAACGAGGTGACTGCACATGTTTTTTCACGACCCCTTGTACATGGTGATTATGTTGGTGGGTGGGGCCCTGGTATTCTTGCCCCAGCTTTGGGTTAAAAATACAGTGGCCCGATTTAGCGAAGTCAGAACGGCCCGTGGCAGTTCCGGGCAATCCGTGGCTCGCCGTATTCTGGATGAACACGGCTTGCGGGATGTGCCCGTGGAAATGGTGGACGGCTTTTTGAGTGATCACTACGATCCGGGCCAGCGGGTGGTGCGTCTCTCCCCGGAGGTGTATCAAGGATCTTCCGTGGCCAGTGTGGCCGTGGCCGCCCACGAATGCGGGCACGCCATTCAGCATGTCAAAGGCTTTTACCCGGTGGTGGTTCGCTCCAGTCTGGTGCCTCTGGCCAATTTGGGCAGTCAAATGGGGCCAATTCTGTTGATGTTGGCCGTGTTTTTGGGGCTGGGTTCCAAAATGGGCGGCATGGGCTTTTATGTGGCGCTGGCGGGCGTGGTCCTTTATGGCTTGGCGGTGGCCTTTCACTTTGTAACGCTTCCCGTGGAGCTGGATGCCAGCGGTCGGGCCCTGAAGGTGCTGCAGGGCAACTACTATCTCAATCAGGATGAGCTGTCCGGGGCCAAAAAAGTGCTGACGGCGGCGGCCTTTACCTACGTGGCCACGGCCCTGTATGCCCTGATGGAACTGCTGTACTGGGTGTTCCGCCTATTGGGCTCCAGGCGTGACTGAGAATAAGACCGAGCATAACAGTGTGGTGAAAACCAGGGACTTGCCCCGCAAACTGGCGTTGGATGTTTTACTCCGTTTTGAAAAGGCCGGGCTGGAAAAATTAAAGGCCGATAGCCTCCTACAGCAAGCGTTTGGCCCGCATCCGCAGTTGATCGATCAGGAGCGCGGCTTTTGTCGGGCCCTGGTCATGGGCACGTTGCGGCGCTGGCTGGTTTACGATGCGTGGATCACGCAGTTGACCGGCCGTCCTTTGAAGAATGTGGTGCCCATGGTGCGCTGTTTACTCCGTCTGGGCCTGCTTCAGCTGGAGGGTGGCGTACAGGTGCCGGACTACGCGGCCATAGACAGCGTGGTGCAACTGGCCAAAGGCTTGAAGCAGTCTCCCAATACCATCCGGTTCCTGAACGGGGTGTTGCGTTCGGCCCAGCGGCGTCTGGCGGATCAGGGATTTGAGTGTCCTCCCCTGGCGTCAGATTTACCCGGTCATTGTCAGGCCCGCTTTGGTTGGCCGTCCTCTTTTACAGAGTCGTTATCGGCGGTCTACACTGCCGGGCAGATCGAGGCGATGGCCCAGGCGGCCCAGCATCCGGCGGTCTTAAGTATCCGGGTGAACACGTTGAGGACCTCCGTAGAGGCTTATCAACAGGCGTTGACGGCGGGTCAAATCGTGTTTGAGGCACTGCCCGATCTGCCGGAAGGTTTTCTTTTGCCGGAATTTTCAGGCTCTCCCCGCCAGTTGCCGGGATACGATGAGGGCTGGTTTTACGTGCAGGATGCCGCCTCCATGTGGGTTTCCAGATTACTGAATCCGCAGCCGGGTCAGCAGGTGCTGGATTTGTGTGCCGCGCCCGGTTCTAAAACCACCCATATGGCGGCCTTAATGGACAATCAGGGTGCTATTGTGGCCGTGGAGCCCAAGGAGGCTCGCATCCACTTGTTAAACGAGAACCTGCAAAGGCTGGGCGTGACATGTG containing:
- a CDS encoding zinc metallopeptidase, with protein sequence MFFHDPLYMVIMLVGGALVFLPQLWVKNTVARFSEVRTARGSSGQSVARRILDEHGLRDVPVEMVDGFLSDHYDPGQRVVRLSPEVYQGSSVASVAVAAHECGHAIQHVKGFYPVVVRSSLVPLANLGSQMGPILLMLAVFLGLGSKMGGMGFYVALAGVVLYGLAVAFHFVTLPVELDASGRALKVLQGNYYLNQDELSGAKKVLTAAAFTYVATALYALMELLYWVFRLLGSRRD
- the fmt gene encoding methionyl-tRNA formyltransferase gives rise to the protein MTANPIRIVFLGTPAFSIPALQTLNADARIEIAAVVTQPDRPAGRGQKLTPPPIKSLADELGLPVFQTVSIKKDEALKAHLKSLAPDFLVTVAFGQILTQEVLDIPKVGTVNAHASLLPEFRGANPIQQAILQGKSETGITTMLTELGVDTGPMLLKHGVAIGPETTMGSLTEQLSVAAGPLLVDTLVGMMAGKVYPEVQPHELATHAPKCQKEDAILNWQESAHQLQLKVRAFNPAPGAATFLGNERIKLLKAREYQLNPGNQSEEILKSDQPGQILAIIDTGLLVRTGDGILEIHSLQPAGKKEMAARDWALGAFKAINSKRELGSFNASQAAPLPA
- the rsmB gene encoding 16S rRNA (cytosine(967)-C(5))-methyltransferase RsmB gives rise to the protein MTENKTEHNSVVKTRDLPRKLALDVLLRFEKAGLEKLKADSLLQQAFGPHPQLIDQERGFCRALVMGTLRRWLVYDAWITQLTGRPLKNVVPMVRCLLRLGLLQLEGGVQVPDYAAIDSVVQLAKGLKQSPNTIRFLNGVLRSAQRRLADQGFECPPLASDLPGHCQARFGWPSSFTESLSAVYTAGQIEAMAQAAQHPAVLSIRVNTLRTSVEAYQQALTAGQIVFEALPDLPEGFLLPEFSGSPRQLPGYDEGWFYVQDAASMWVSRLLNPQPGQQVLDLCAAPGSKTTHMAALMDNQGAIVAVEPKEARIHLLNENLQRLGVTCVTVQQGDGLQLDLADSPRFDAVLVDAPCSGSGTLRRHPEQLLQWKRVDLGALNEIQLALLKQGFAALKPGGRLVYSTCSLLPQENVQLVQRFLAETPEAELAQDSQRLIDKKTDGFYAARFLKK